TATGTGTATTCCAGCTAATGAGGGGAAAGTTTGTGACATTATTGTGTTACGTCTGCAGAGAGTGGTGAGGactgctgagaagatcatcaggactCCACTGCCTTCTCTGCAGAATATTTACCACCGCAGAGTCCACAGGAGAGCTGCCTCCATCCTTAAAGACCCAACCCACCCACAATACGGACTGTTCACACTCCTGCCCTCAGGATGGAGGTACAGGAGTATGAAATGCAGGACTTCCAGACTAAGGAActccttcttcccctcagccattagacttttaaatgggtagccagtggacacagactagtctcacatatctcatagattaggtggactgaactgctacagctcaatctgcacatttgtaaatgttactgctgctattcTTATCGAGAAGCTTCATTTCGATTTGCTCTTTGTCaaatgtgacagctgctattgttattgtgtagttgcactcaatttgctacaggcaactgtactattgtttttgtttttgtatttgtattgttattgttttgtacataagtcaatattgcacatagagaCATACTTCATGTTACtgctacatgtgaacacattactgttactacatgtactgtaatattgttttgcacaagtcagtATTGCACgttactgtactattgttttgcacaagtcaacattgcacactcacacatacagatgtacatagtctatatttctatatacataatctatatttctacttctgcaacatagctacactttattatgtttgtttgtatgtatgtgtatgtctgttttaaTTTTCTACATAGTTTGTGTTTATCTTGCcgttcaatgtggacagcaaagaaagaatttcattgtacagggaaacttggtttcctcactggACAATAAacgcacatgacaataaacgctttgaatcttgaatctataTATTGCCATACCCAGGTCAAGTGTGTTTAACTGGAACACATAGTAAATTATAAATGGCACTGACATTGACGCATTTGGACAAGGTggtataaatgttattaaatgttctGTGGTGTGTTCATGGAGTCGTTCATTACAGCTTTAAATGCTATAGTCTGTTTAGAGTTGGAAAGCAGTTCATAGTTGCCAGAAGATGGTGGTAGTAATGGTGTGAGTATTGTAATGAAGTTCTATTCCCTTGCATATGTGTAATTTATAGCCTATGCTTAACTGACATATAGCCTATGCTCAAGTGTTGCTCAAATGTGGTAAATTTGCTTATATATGGCCTTGAGTTTGATACATTTGGGTTACATGGTATTACTTTCCATGGCACGTAGAACCAAGTGGTTCATTTCAGCTTTAAATCCTGCAATCTGTTTAGCGTAGGAGCCCTGATCAGTGTTCTTCCTCTCACAAGCCCTGACACACTTTCCTAGTGTGAATCTGGCACGTGAGTGCTTGCAGGACAACAACTAAAGGACGTTTAGGATTTAAAGCATGCCAGCTAAAGCTACTTCACGGTTAGTGTAGGACCAAGCACTCTGCTTTATATTTCCTAGCACAGACTCACACTTCTCTATTGGCTCATTCTCAGAAGAGCCAGGGACAGCCGGTATAAATgtgctagcagggctaagcttCCCCATCCctgtctttaaaaataaaaagaactcAATATAAGAATGGTTGCCATGCACATCATTATTTTCAGGGtgttctttcacacacacacacacacacacctatataaATCACTAATGCAGCTGTATATCTGTCTCACATCATTCTTAGTATACCAGTGATGATACCTCTTGATATAATACATTGTTCAACACTACGTTTGACTGTTGACAGATCTAATCTATCTTTGGacagatattagatattagctTTCCCTCTAAGATCACAACAAGCCATCAGTGAGACTAGCACAAAGCCAACAAAATCACTATACAAGtgtattgtatgtgtgtttttgttcacCTAGAGTTCAGTCTGgtatttaattttgtgattATAGAATGCAGTCGAGTCACAGGAGTCactgttatttaaaaagttaGAGTCAGTGGGTTTCATTCATCAGTCTTGTAGTAAAGTTTGGTGTAAATTTCCACTAGATTTATGAAAGCTTCtgtaacactgattttcttcgcactcattcattattcattgcTGTAAATTACCAAATGCATTCATGGTACAgctgattttcatttaaatctcCATTAAAGGCAAAGTGACAAAACAATGACTAAATAATGAAAAGCGCCTCCTAAATGCAGCATgataaatcttccagtaatgcagctcagccactgcagtgtgtcatctccaataaacacaaactaactcagtgccattacttttgtcctaattaaATATCTAGTCTGATTTGTTTTAACTTATGGATGTGTTTTGGATTGCGTTCTTTCAagtatttaatgtaaaaaagacTGGGTTTCACAAATTTTCACTAAATTCAtgtgtgtaagagaaataaataagtgatttaaacatAACAGTGTaatctttatatataatttcagtAAATCATCACCAATTGTACGATTTGAAGATTAATCGAGGCTCATAATAGTGAGATTCTTTACGTAAATTTGCACAAATTCAGGAGCTTGTAGGATACGAACGATTTTTCCAAACTAACTGGATTgtcatgaataccacatttcttgtgtaaatgctcctgtgaacgAAATTACgaataaatttatttgtatccagtttgataaatgagtaACTTGTTGGAGTAAAAGGTAGACTCACAGATGAAGTTACTGCAGAAGTTAGTACAGCAGGCAGAACCGTACACCACCAGCAGGGCGGCACAGCTACTTTAATCAGCTATTCACATCTCTAATCAGCTCTGCTCCTAATCCCGCTCCTTTACAACATCCTTCTGCTGGggtagagagagatagacagaacagggagagggagaggactcaagagagacagatgaacgGAAAAAAGTGTCAGAGTTTGTACATTTGAAGATGAGCAGACTGCTATTCTCTTTGGGAAGAGACTATAGGAATATTGTGAAAATATTGCCTGCAGGTCATATCTCAAGACCCTGCTGATTCACACATCTCAGCTCCATTTTCCACCTGCACAGATCATCTCAGGTCTTGAACCGAGCAGCTTCTTGGAGTTTGAGCTCCTCAGTGGGTCCTGGAGATCTGTGAAAACCGACACCTTCTTACTACGATGAACAGACCCTGCACGGAGCACAGCAGCAGTGCAGAGGACGCCTGTCTCTCCACGCAAGGGTAGGACACCACTGTGCTtcaggagagtgagagagataaagaaagagggAATCTTATATATTGCGTAAAAGATTTGGTAGATTGAATTAAGACTTAAATTACATCTTGTTGCAAAGATACACAgcttaacaggaaaaaaaatcacaattgcAAATtcttcatagttttttttttgcattataaaCCAGCACTTTCAAAAaggtattgtatttttatttattcggtgtttttttttaaggcagaGGTTAGTTAGCACAATAAACAGCTTTCAAAcaaccttttgaccaatcataCATTTTGTTATTCAGTCCCTAAACCAATTATAAGTCTTGGTTCACTCAGCAacagtttagtgtttatttcagcagtttgtagtaaaaaaaaaaaaaattaaacaccacatatatttatttgaaatggtGGCATTTTATTGACACTTATACCTGGGTACCCAAAATGGGCAAATAGGCAGACCTCTGtaacataatttttattttttgggaatcaattttttttacagacactATTGCAGTATCAACATTCATGACAAAACTTATAAGGTTAATATAGAGGATgcctaaacttttgcactttgtGTGGCTACTGACCCAACATGGCTATGCAGGCTATGTGCTCAtggttgtgtgtggtgtgttcatGGGTGTGTGTAGGAGGTCTGATGTTGTAAGTAGGTTATTCAtgggtgtgttttgtgtgtgtgtgtgtgtgtgtgtgtgtgatgcttgAGCTCATAAATGACTTTGGCAGTAACAGCAGGAGGACAAGGCAGGATTAAACCCAGCTCTGCACTCCAGCTCTGATGTCAGAGAGTCATGTGATACATGTGACATACCAAGGACATGCTGGGTTGCCTTATGATATGTTTAAAGTTATTAATCTGGGAAACAacagtgtattttttgttttgatgaaaaaaaaatctatatactgcaaaaaaaaaaaaaaaaaatcaagtacaACATCTTGAATATTGCTGACTTTATCTTATATTTGTCATTGTGAGATTATTGATAAAGCAAATTAAGCCCGTAAACACgtttactcattttaagcttgGGAGAAAATATAGCTTCTTTTTAGACAAAGTGTAactaaatgagtaaaaatatccAGATTAATCCAAGATTAATAATTGTATGTCTATAtctattgtatattgtatatataataattgtatATTATCTATGATAATAACTTGGGATCAGTGAATGGAAGCCTGAAGAAGTTTTTTTCTGGCTGCAACCCATCCTCCAACACATATTTCCAGTAACATTAAAATTATGTAGAGTatgctaaaattaaaaaaagggtCAACAATGCCACACCTATCTGCACCTGGAAGCTATGGGAACAATGTGGGTCCTGcagtctgggtgggagggattacacatgctctctctctctctcccctgtcaatcacagtgacactagtcaGTTGTGTGCATCTGTCAGCTCATGTATGCGAAAGACAGTAGACAGCATTTTCCTTCTCAGAGGAACCACGGGTTAGCCTTTGTCCTCCTGAGTAGGTAGCAGTTGTACagtaggggagagctggctggcaggtgggaattggcagatgaCCTGATGTCCTACTGTCCTACATCAAGCCCTAGTTTCTGCTGTCCTACAAAACATGTGGTACAAGTGGTGGTGTGggaaaacacatcagatgtcACTGTTACACAAATCAGGCTTTGACCAGCATTTTATCTgtctataacatactttgacacctcaattttaagaaaacattagTATCCACCCCCTAAAAAGGTGCAGATATCATATTAGATAAATAAGaaaccagtttaacaaacatggcTGTAAAACCATTAGTCAGGTTAAAGATGCTTTAGTTGCTAGCAAAGTGTGCTTTCGTCATGGAGGGAACATCATCTTGATCACGTGCCATAGTGAAACAGACATAAATAGATTCAGTTAGTAAACTGTATAAATACCAGCTGCCAGATTTCCCTCAGGAGAAGAGAGTAGAAAGACTGATGTATTCTACTCCTTCACTGATCCTTATGATCAGTGATTActcattttaaagtttaattttctttaggataaatgaaatgcaaattaaattaatatactTTAGAAGTTGCTGCTCTGAGACAAGTGAGACAGAATAAGCACAGTTAAACAATTACTGttcaaacaatttttaaaatgttagaattgcACTAGCaattttttgcaaatttgtCTGCATATGCTTAACTAGTTACTATCCACTTTGCAGTTCATCTGATGATATAAATAGAAGTTTCCTTTCACACTATGGTTATAGGCGGAGCTGCTGGAGTTCCTTTAGATTGCACATATTGATAACATGCCTTCTTCCTTTTTACATTCTATATGACTTTGTTAAATTTTGCCCATATTTATAAAGTGCAGTTCTGTAATGAGATCCACACTGCAAAgacatctatttaaaaaaaaaaaatcatggtttctctgtaagcTTAAAGGAAACTTCCTGAATGCCATGAAATGTTGTTCTTACATGGGCTGGTCAAATCCTGTGAGTTTTCAAAGAGTTAATCTTTAATTTCACTGCTGTCTCTTTTCAAAAATACCTTCATAGTTAGGGTTGAAACTCCCACATAGTCTTTAAGGGTTCTACAAAAAAGTCAAAAGTGAAGAATGTTCTAGGGTGATATATAGAGCCTTTTCTTAACAcaggaagaaaaacaggaaaggtACCCCAGTAGTATGTGGTTGTTGATTCAGCTCCCAACTCTAAGAAGGTCTTAATCATGTTTTCTGTGGGAAGTCGTTTTTTCCATTCACATGATGAATCAATATCTGTTTATCATTTAACTGATTTTCCCCACACCACACTCCCAaggtccatcacagggcaccatgcacatgcattcacacactaaGCCTGATTTACCATGGCAAATTCACCTACTTGTATGTTCTTGGACAGTGGTgagaagaacccagaggaaacccatgtgggaACACAGGGAGGAACTCTGCTCAGGATCATACAGCTGTCTTGTGAACTGTAATTgcattgaaaaattaaaaaaaaaagatctggtctttttttttttttatttcacaagaggaaaaaatagaGCAATACAGTCCATAACTGGCAAAATGTGCTAATCATATGCAATTCTTTTTACCAAGCTTAAATGTCacataaaatgcaaattaagtccatttcagttctgGCCTATAAGACTACAAAATGAGGAAAAGTTCAaaaaggggtgaatacttatgaaaTACGCTGTATGGTAAAACCAAAATTTGgatcatttgttttcttttgtcttcttCAGTCTATTTGCAGTCAGAATTTACCTTTCAGATAcatacagataaataaacacatttaaatgttgttgttgatgtgtttttggtCCACTAGCCTGTTTTGTTTGGTCTGGACCACTTGACATTAGACATCTCTTCTGCCTTTCCACATTTTAAAACCATGCAGTCAGGCAGTTGTGCCCAAAAATATATAAGCTAATGTAAATTAAGGATTTCACCATGAATAAAGCCAGCAGTGATAAAAGTACTCAACTGACCAGTAATGAATTAAAGTGTTGAGAAGAAGAGGGGAAACAGAAGGCTAACttgcaatattaataatacttcTCATTAATAACAGTGTCAGTAATAGTGTCAGTCCTTTTCCATTTGTAATTTGGATTCCTCACCACTGTGGTTAAGGTTTCTCTGAGTTTATTTACCATACTCATGTAAAATGATAACATCAGTTCACTGGAATATTCTGCATATGCTAATCTTTTAACACCTTTGCACTTAAAAATCATCTAGTGATTAAAATTGAAGTTTCCACTTATGCAGTGGTTAGGTGGGAGATCTAGAAAATTACCATGGGATGTCAAAAGGTCACAGGAAGCTTCAGCAGTTTGGGTGCGTATGTAATGGTAGTTAGATGGCTGACATACAGTATGCAAGCAAATGCTACGACAAAGGTTGTGCCAAATTAGGTATTTTCACTGCTTgttaatttaaagattttattttaggaaataaatatacaaatatgatGTTCACATTTGAGATATAAGCTCATCTTGAAAGTCATCAGGAAAAAGGTATAACAAAATGGAACAAGAAACAAACTCCTGCTCCCAAGTGTTACGAGAGAAAAGCATTTGCTTACTTATCATGGGAGAGTGCAAGTTTCAATCCATGCCACAGCCGTCTGTGGCTTGGAGTCAAGAGACCATGATTGGCCATGGTCTCCGCGTGGGAGGGATGTCATCAATCTCTCCCCTGTCACTCACAGTGATGCTAGCATGTATGAGAGCaaatgtatgaggaagagggcagatagagtTTTCccccaagtgtgttacgctgcccagTGATGCAGCACGAGTAGCAATTTGAAAGGAtgcttcacatgtctcggaggaagGATGTGCTAGCCTTCAAACTCCCTGGTTGGCAGCTGTTGTTTgatagtgggtgggaattagcaaGAGAAAATtggaggaaaagaagagaaagaacaaaatccTGGTTTGTATTTCTTCCCCCACTATGATTTATGATCTGAAAAAGATGGAAAATTATGTGCGTCCAAATCTCTGTTAGAGGGACCGTCAACTGGTGATCCATGATCCAGACACTTTTCTAGAACGGACACTTTTCTAGAACCAGTTAACCTATGAAAACACTGGTAGTTCAGTGActccagttttctaaacatgaacaagctcagcttctgtagcagatcctcttaTTCAATTACATAcattcatttatgtaaattatttagctaaaggcagctcatcagaccagagcctagctacagggctagagacattacCTCAGAAAAGGAAGAGTTTTCACAGGCTTTAatagactttttatttttatacccTCTCCCTTATGGTTAGTGACCCAACAATGAAATTATAACACTTAAAGACGACTGGACAGAgaattatgtgtttattctgcCCTCCCAAAATAGATGTGTCACATCTGTTCAGCGgcattacaaaacaaaatcaatttgaattgttatattcatttattcatccataaactaaacattaatggttatatttattaaaaggtAACAGTTGGTGGCATTCAGTCATTTTAGTTGCTTATCTGGAACTTTGTAAGCATcagattttatgtaactggTCTCTTAGTGGAAATGAACTGTaggccatccatccatccatccatccatccattttctgtaccgcttatcctacaaagggttgcagggagcctggagcctatcccaggggacttggggcagaAGGCAGGGTGCcagtcgcacacacactcacattcacacactatggataatttagaaatgccagtcagcctacagcgcatgtctttggactgggggaggagaGAACTATAGTCCAGcgctgctaaaaaaaaatgactgggaGAGTGTAATCCATTCTGATATGATCAAGCCCTGAATAAGTAATCTAAGTAGTGTAATCCTGCCTGCACAGAACAGGCACATGAACAAAAAGATTATACCCAGGTCGACTGGGACTGTAGAGAGATTAATGTATCAGCTTCATCATCTTTGACCAGTGAAGGCTCTGATTCGTGGCTGAGTTTGATGGATAGACAGTGTAGCCAGTTAGAGGCTGAGGTGAGAATATTTTCCACATAAGAAAAGTAATGATAGAGTGCATCTGCTGTGGACAGTTTAGCTCTGTCTGTTTAGTTTAAGGGTGTAAAGTTCACGGAAACATGGGCCAGCTTCCTTGAACAGTGACTGGATGTTCTGTATTCTCATTGCCAGAAAGGAAGCAAGTCATAACTGTGCAATGTAGGATAGTTCTGAGTTGTGAAAGACTTTTGTGCGTAAGTGAGCACGTAACCGCTGTGTGTGagttttcatatatttttttatatttgtattcacTCAGTCCTCATTCTCTCCCAAaatccctccttttttttttttaaagcagatgTGTGGAGGATGTAAGACCCCAGGATTCAGTCATGTATGAAATTCCATTGCAGAAAAAAAGGGACAGACTGCCTTTTCAGGTAAATATTTCAGCATGGGGTACAAACACTAAAACATACCacaaaagtgcaaaagttttcatacCTTTACGCCAGTGTAAAGAACATTTAGTGTTTTGGGTTTTATGTTCCGTCGTATTTACAGGTAATAAACATGGGCAAATACTGTTAagacttattcattcattcatcatcagtaactgctttatcctggtcaggttgtGGTGAATCCAaagtctatcccaggaaaacagagtgggaatacaccctcgATGTGATACCAATCCAGTGCAGTGtttattaagatattaataggGGGAAAATATATCCGTTCAACAATTTGCTACTACCTCTTTGAATATGATATGAATATtcttataatattataataataacctgTATGCTCACTCTTGCATCCAAACTTATTTGTATCCCCTCAACAATTTTTTTGGATtccctcagctgtaatattgcCCACAGTAGCCTTTCCATGCCCCTGCTCATTCCTTCTGATATAATCTGTTACAACTGCACCAGATGTTACATCATGCCTTCTTCAATCAGGTCTGGAGACCAAGAGGTTCATGACAAAACCTATTTTAAAgattgttgtgttgttgtgggatatatgtatacacacactttaacattttggatcatttaaaattaaaaagtaaaataagtagtatatctttctttttttctttttaataactATGTCAatggggtgtgcaaacttttgtcTTCAACTGTATTTAGACACTTAggcaaaatttttattttacatcctCCAAATAATCAAGCACCCTCCTTGCAGCTCTGACCTATATGgtagtgtgtatgttttattttatttcagtctaTTACCTAGTCTATTACACCAGTGATTTGCaaggcatcacacacacttttacacacacattcacacctagatgCAATTTAGAGTTGCCAGTCCATCTACCAGCTTGTTTTTGGaaggttggaggaaaccggagaacccagaggaaccccaCATGGACAGGAACCCGAGCGCACACTCGAACCACAGACAGTAGAGCTGTGAGGCGTGCATATCGCATGCAATTTGCAAATGATCATTTTGATTAGATTACTAATTTTACTAACATGACCTCACACCTAAATTCAGAACAATTTCTATTGATCACGTATTttttagggttaggtttagggatGTGACTATATTTTTCTGGAATGGAACAAATTCGAAGGCGGGGGTTGAATATGATAAAATACCTtggttcatttcatttcctaCAAATTTCTAATGAGATCCAGGTGATTTTATATGAACCTAATTTTTTTGGGACTCTTGCATGGTGCCCTACCCCTGGTCTTGCCCTTCCAgggccatccatccatccaacaatccttctatctacctatctatctatctatctatctatctatctatctatgttaGGATTCTAAAAAGAATAATCAAGCTATCTCTTGGCACCTTCTTCCATACCATCAGTTTCTCcaccccccatctctctctctctctctctctcttttccactctctgttttttctctgcAGATCTTTCCAGATCCAGTGGAAGTGGTGCTGGGTCCGGAGGGAACTCTGGGATGCGTCCCGCAGGGGAAGGAGCGTCTGCCCTCCATCGTGGTGGAACCAACAGACATTAGCGAGGTGGAGAGTGGCGAGCTGCGCTGGCCTCCAGAGCATGAAGACTCCGAGGATGATGACCTGTTTTTGGAGCAATGCATCCCACCAGCTAACATTGCCGACTGGggagaggaagatgaagaggagtCCATCATCAGCAGCACTCAGCCAAGACCCTCACTGTTGGGTGTGTTTGAGAGCTTTAGATTACTACTGCAAACAACTACTATCCCCAAGCATGGGCAGGGTTTctacaaatattaattattgtaataattacAGTTATTGGGTAAATTAGAAAAGTAAAAGATGGCTTGGGTTAATTACAGTTACGCtgtaaaattgcaaaaaaaaaatatatattctctcttcatctcctttTCTTTTGATATCTTTTGACCTCTGTTGTTTACTTCTTTACTTCTGTCAATAGAGCTTCAGTCAGATGGTTTCAGAGATGAAACCCCGACTCTTCCTTCTGAAAATGGTCCTGCACTAAACTGAACAACCACATCACAATCCAGCCCTTGGTGCAGTCTCTGATTAAGAGAGTGGGTTTGATCCAATTAAAGAACTTTTTCTTGAATTTTTGAATGGTGAACTCAATATGTACCATACTATGCAATGAACAATGTTTTTTTCAGGCTTCAGCATTGCATTCCATCAGTGACACCAATCAGCCTGTTAGTGTGTCAGTAAAGTTTACGTTCTGTggcaatttctttttttaacttgttCTGTTTAGGCAACTGTTTTCATTGTTATGAGCATTAGCTTGCATTTACTGTTCCTCTTTCACTGACCTTTTATCTGTAATTTTTGACATATTAAAACACTTAGTTACCTAATTGTCTTagtaaatatgataaaaataactttttttttccagatagtAGCAAAACATGGTAAAATAACTGTCACAAAAGGAACACAAGTGTAGCTTAGTTACAATTAAGAGGGAGCTCAACCATGCTAgtggtagctagctagcaattaTTGACTAGCTGTTTCTGTGAATGACATGATTcacagaataaaaagaaaaattacatTGATGTTTCAGGGAACTGACACCCCTAATTAGCCTCATTAGAGCCTTTAGCctcattaaaaaagtaaataaataatatttgaatacatTGCGAAAAGGAAACCTAGATAAATATCTAAGTAGCTAGGCATAATGTCTGtgtcagttagctagctaaccttaACAATTATCTGTGGTAATTGTGTTAGCTACCATCTGACACAAGTCAAATCATGTAGTTTAGATTACTTTTGTagttaacttttaaaaaatagctaGTTAACTTGCTATTAGCTTGCCAGAAGATTGCTAGGTAGCTATTACTAGCATGGTTGAGCTTCCTCTCAGCTGTAGTTACACTTGGGTTCCTTGGTTCCTGTTTTATCCCTTTGCTactatcagaaaaaaaagagtctgtaaaatgtatcttttttttttttttttaaagagaacactattaattattatagtattataattattacaattaacattaataaaccagtaaaacacaatacagacaagcatttttttcttcaatttttcCTCATTTGCTGAAATACtgttaaaatgctgtttctttaaattatacacacattttacaatttttttttacaaaaaatctgtggggtgacctgaagcggccTGTGCACAGGAGACGCTCtgacaatttgatggatctaggatgcttttgaaagaaagaatgggaaatattgccaagtcaagatctgccatgctgatagactcttagccaaaaagactgagcggtggaataaaatcaaaaggtgctttaacaaagtattagtttaggggtgtacacacttatgcaactaggttattgtaacttaTTTTTACctattttcccctaaaatggttctgattgtttttcacttaatttttatacgttgtaatttcacattgaggatgGAATAAGtcctgacatgatttatcttggtttaatttttttcatcacaaaaacctgccgttttaacaggggtgtgtagactttttatatctactgt
The genomic region above belongs to Pangasianodon hypophthalmus isolate fPanHyp1 chromosome 6, fPanHyp1.pri, whole genome shotgun sequence and contains:
- the lbhl gene encoding protein LBH; the encoded protein is MNRPCTEHSSSAEDACLSTQGCVEDVRPQDSVMYEIPLQKKRDRLPFQIFPDPVEVVLGPEGTLGCVPQGKERLPSIVVEPTDISEVESGELRWPPEHEDSEDDDLFLEQCIPPANIADWGEEDEEESIISSTQPRPSLLELQSDGFRDETPTLPSENGPALN